A region from the Benincasa hispida cultivar B227 chromosome 10, ASM972705v1, whole genome shotgun sequence genome encodes:
- the LOC120088696 gene encoding 1-aminocyclopropane-1-carboxylate oxidase produces the protein MEFPIINLEKLNGEDRPSILAKIKDACENWGFFEVLNHGIEPEFLDKVEKLTKQHYKKCMEQRFKEQIASKGLNDVVSEVNDVDWESTFFLRHLPISNIADLPELTDDYKSLMKLFASKLQKLAELLLDLLCENLNLPKSYLKNAFHGSNGPTFGTKVSNYPPCPNPDLIKGLRAHTDAGGIILLFQDDKVSGLQLLKDGAWVDVPPLRHSIVVNIGDQLEVITNGKYKSVLHRVIAQPEGEGRMSLASFYNPGSDAVIFPAPSLVEKEAAEKNEIYPKFIFEDYMKLYAGLKFQAKEPRFEAMKANNVNLAGPIATV, from the exons atggaGTTCCCAATCATCAACTTGGAGAAGCTTAATGGTGAAGATAGACCTTCCATCTTGGCCAAAATCAAAGATGCTTGTGAAAACTGGGGTTTCTTTGAG GTATTAAACCATGGAATAGAGCCAGAATTTCTAGACAAAGTAGAGAAATTAACAAAACAACACTACAAGAAATGTATGGAACAGAGATTCAAAGAACAAATAGCAAGCAAAGGCTTAAACGACGTCGTTTCAGAAGTCAACGATGTTGACTGGGAAAGCACTTTCTTCCTCCGTCATCTCCCTATCTCCAACATCGCCGATCTTCCCGAACTAACTGACGATTACAAATCCTTAATGAAACTATTCGCTTCCAAATTACAAAAACTCGCCGAACTCCTCCTCGATTTACTCTGCGAAAATCTCAACCTTCCAAAGTCCTATCTCAAAAACGCTTTCCACGGATCCAACGGCCCAACTTTCGGGACAAAAGTCAGTAACTACCCACCTTGTCCAAACCCAGATCTAATCAAAGGCCTCCGAGCCCACACCGACGCCGGCGGCATAATCCTCCTCTTTCAAGACGACAAAGTCAGCGGGTTACAACTCCTCAAGGACGGCGCGTGGGTCGACGTGCCACCGCTCCGCCATTCAATCGTCGTAAACATCGGCGATCAATTGGAAGTAATTACAAATGGTAAATACAAAAGCGTTCTGCACAGAGTGATTGCACAGCCGGAAGGGGAAGGCAGAATGTCATTAGCGTCGTTCTACAATCCGGGGAGTGACGCCGTGATATTTCCGGCGCCGAGTTTGGTGGAGAAAGAGGCGGcggagaaaaatgaaatatacccaaaatttatatttgaagaTTACATGAAGCTTTATGCAGGGCTGAAGTTTCAAGCAAAGGAGCCGAGATTTGAAGCTATGAAAGCTAACAATGTTAACTTGGCCGGTCCAATTGCAACCGTTTGA
- the LOC120088402 gene encoding probable tyrosine-protein phosphatase DSP4, with amino-acid sequence MKFEEQNLKHQSEQICRTIEVDTIDHHRSISSSVVMEASEDCDRDGDGLYIPPLNFSMVDNGIFRSGFPDSANFSFLQTLGLRSIICLCPEPYPEHNMEFLKSNGIRLFQFGIESYKEPFVNIPDDMIREALKVVLDDRNHPVLIHCKRGKHRTGCLVGCLRKVQRWCLTSVFDEYQRFAAAKARISDQRFMELFDISGLKHLPMSFSCSKR; translated from the exons ATGAAATTCGAAGAGCAGAACCTGAAGCATCAGTCTGAACAGATATGCAGGACTATTGAGGTTGATACAATTGATCACCATCGCAGTATTTCGTCGTCGGTCGTAATGGAAGCTTCCGAAGACTGCGACAGGGATGGTGACGGCCTCTATATTCCTCCTCTCAACTTTTCCATGGTCGATAATGGCATTTTTCGCTCCGGCTTCCCTGACTCTGCTAACTTCTCCTTCCTCCAAACCCTAGGTCTCCGTTCCATTAT ATGTTTATGTCCGGAGCCCTATCCGGAACACAACATGGAGTTCCTCAAGTCGAACGGGATTAGATTGTTTCAATTTGGAATCGAAAGCTATAAG GAGCCTTTCGTGAACATCCCAGATGATATGATTCGTGAAGCACTGAAAGTTGTCCTTG ACGATAGGAATCATCCAGTTCTCATACATTGCAAAAGAGGAAAG CATCGGACTGGTTGTCTTGTTGGATGCCTGAGAAAAGTGCAGAGGTGGTGCCTCACTTCTGTGTTTGATGAGTACCAGAGGTTTGCAGCTGCAAAAGCAAGAATTTCAGACCAGAGGTTTATGGAGTTGTTCGATATCTCTGGCTTGAAGCATCTTCCCATGTCATTCTCATGCTCAAAGAGGTGA